A stretch of DNA from Fundulus heteroclitus isolate FHET01 chromosome 22, MU-UCD_Fhet_4.1, whole genome shotgun sequence:
cATTACTCATGTCAAAAATCTCCAAATAGGGTTTTTAGattctttttatttgaattgcAAACCCAGCGTCTCTGACTGAAACCCCCCGAGCACACGGCTCGTTTATTTCCCTGACGCATGCCGCTTTCTGTTGCAGGCAGAACACGAGGATCAGACACCAGCCGGTCCAGTAAAGGAGGCCAAAGAGCACCTTCCTCCTACTGACCCCCACTTCCTCCTCACTGACGCCATCGCTGAAACGGTTACCATCGGAGCGCTTCCCGCCCTGCACTTCCTCAACGAGACCGTCTTCGAGAGGACGGCCTCGGAGAGGGAGGACGGGGAGAAAATCCTCTCTCGCAGGGAGGAGAAGAACTCTGATCTCATCTCCGGCGTGTACGAGGGAGGCCTGAAGGTGTGGGAGTGCACCTACGACGTCCTGGAgctgatggagaaagagggcgaAACGTTCAGCGGGAGAGCGGTGTTGGATTTGGGCTGTGGAGCGGGGCTGCTGGGAATCCTGGCCCTAAAGAGAGGAGCCCGGCACGTCCTCTTTCAAGATTACAACAGCACAGTCATAGAGCAGCTCACGGTGCCAAATGTGATCCTGAACTGCCAAGACGATGACGACGACATAGAGGGCGAGAAAAAggggaaggggaaaaaagaagacgACAGTTGCGTTGCGAAAGAGGATTCAAATGCCGGCAGCCCACCTCCGAAGAAAAGATTAGCTGACCTGTCCCAGCATCCGTTAATGAGGAGGTGCCGTTTTTACTCCGGGGACTGGAGGACGTTTCTTCCTTTGGTCCTAAAGGAGGAATCACAGCCCAAATTTGACATTATATTCACCTCAGAGACCATCTACAACACCTGCCACTACCCTGCCCTGCATGAAACGCTCCACCGGCTGCTGGCACCCAGCGGCCTGGTGTACCTGGCAACCAAATCACACTACTTTGGCGTTGGCGGTGGGCTGCATCTGTTTGAGACGTTTGTGGAGCAGAGGGGCGTTTTCCAGCTGGATCGCCTGTGGGACGGAGCGGAAGGCCTGCAGAGACACGTAGTGGTGCTGCGCTTTAA
This window harbors:
- the mettl18 gene encoding histidine protein methyltransferase 1 homolog, which produces MSFCFNFDVSAQTDTAEDTGGNKRQSERRDHDAEYAEHEDQTPAGPVKEAKEHLPPTDPHFLLTDAIAETVTIGALPALHFLNETVFERTASEREDGEKILSRREEKNSDLISGVYEGGLKVWECTYDVLELMEKEGETFSGRAVLDLGCGAGLLGILALKRGARHVLFQDYNSTVIEQLTVPNVILNCQDDDDDIEGEKKGKGKKEDDSCVAKEDSNAGSPPPKKRLADLSQHPLMRRCRFYSGDWRTFLPLVLKEESQPKFDIIFTSETIYNTCHYPALHETLHRLLAPSGLVYLATKSHYFGVGGGLHLFETFVEQRGVFQLDRLWDGAEGLQRHVVVLRFKQLKDN